In one window of Mercurialis annua linkage group LG4, ddMerAnnu1.2, whole genome shotgun sequence DNA:
- the LOC126677573 gene encoding general transcription and DNA repair factor IIH helicase subunit XPB1, which produces MGHGEKGRHSKKHKSSKDDHRSTNVEDEDVYYGEDMEDDRLDDREGKKRDFSKLELKVDHANRPLWACADGRIFLETFSSLYKQAYDFLIAIAEPVCRPESMHEYNLTPHSLYAAVSVGLETETIISVLNKLSKTKLPKEMIEFIHGSTANYGKVKLVLKKNRYLVESPFPEVLKRLLQDEVISRARLTTEAYENDAFTISKTAGEIGNSHDELLNEAELAAAAEEKETHSFEIDPSQVENVKQRCLPNALNYPMLEEYDFRNDTINPDLEMELKPHAQPRPYQEKSLSKMFGNGRARSGIIVLPCGAGKSLVGVSAACRIKKSCLCLATNAVSVDQWAFQFQLWSTIREEQICRFTSDSKERFHGNAGVVVTTYNMVAFGGKRSEESEKIIEEIRNREWGLLLMDEVHVVPAHMFRKVISITKSHCKLGLTATLVREDERITDLNFLIGPKLYEANWLDLVKGGFIANVQCAEVWCPMTKEFFAEYLKKENSKKKQALYVMNPNKFRACEFLIRFHEQQRGDKIIVFADNLFALTEYAMKLRKPMIYGATSHAERTKILQAFKTSKDVNTVFLSKVGDNSIDIPEANVIIQISSHAGSRRQEAQRLGRILRAKGKHQDRMAGGKEEYNAFFYSLVSTDTQEMYYSTKRQQFLIDQGYSFKVITSLPPPDTGADLSYYHRDEQLALLAKVLNAGDDAVGLEQLDEDADDIALHKARRMMGSMSAMSGAKGMVYMEYSTGRNRLAGQGQLKSMKPKDPTKRHHLFKKRFG; this is translated from the coding sequence ATGGGTCATGGTGAAAAGGGTAGACACAGTAAGAAGCACAAATCCTCTAAGGACGATCATAGGAGCACAAATGTGGAAGATGAAGATGTTTATTACGGTGAAGATATGGAGGATGATCGTCTGGATGATAGGGAGGGGAAAAAGAGAGATTTTAGTAAATTGGAATTGAAAGTTGACCATGCGAATCGGCCTTTGTGGGCGTGTGCTGATGGTAGGATTTTTCTTGAAACTTTCTCGTCTCTATACAAACAAGCGTATGATTTCCTCATAGCTATTGCTGAGCCAGTTTGCAGGCCGGAGTCGATGCATGAATATAATTTGACCCCTCATTCGTTATATGCTGCGGTTTCAGTGGGTCTTGAAACTGAAACCATTATATCCGTTTTGAATAAGTTGTCTAAAACAAAGTTGCCTAAAGAGATGATTGAATTTATACATGGTTCTACTGCAAATTATGGCAAAGTGAAGCTTGTGCTTAAAAAGAATCGCTACCTTGTTGAATCACCGTTTCCAGAGGTATTGAAGAGGCTGTTGCAAGACGAGGTTATATCTCGAGCCAGACTTACAACTGAGGCATATGAAAATGATGCTTTCACCATTAGCAAAACTGCAGGAGAAATTGGAAATAGTCATGATGAGTTGCTTAATGAAGCAGAATTGGCAGCTGCAGCAGAAGAGAAAGAAACTCACTCATTTGAGATTGATCCTTCTCAGGTTGAAAATGTAAAGCAGCGATGCTTGCCAAATGCTTTAAATTATCCAATGCTGGAGGAGTATGACTTCAGAAATGATACTATAAACCCTGATCTGGAGATGGAACTGAAGCCTCATGCTCAACCACGACCATACCAGGAAAAGAgtttaagtaaaatgtttggaaatgGTAGAGCAAGGTCTGGCATCATAGTACTTCCTTGTGGTGCTGGGAAGTCCCTAGTTGGTGTTTCTGCAGCTTGCAGAATCAAGAAAAGTTGCCTGTGTTTGGCAACAAATGCCGTGTCTGTGGATCAATGGGCTTTTCAGTTTCAGCTGTGGTCAACCATACGAGAGGAACAAATTTGTAGATTCACATCTGACAGTAAAGAAAGATTCCATGGCAATGCTGGGGTCGTTGTAACAACATATAACATGGTTGCTTTTGGTGGTAAACGATCTGAAGAATCTGAAAAGATAATTGAAGAGATAAGGAACAGAGAATGGGGACTTCTTCTAATGGACGAGGTCCACGTGGTGCCTGCTcatatgtttcgtaaagttatcAGCATCACCAAATCCCACTGTAAACTTGGGCTCACTGCAACACTTGTAAGAGAGGATGAAAGGATTACGGATTTGAACTTCCTTATTGGTCCCAAATTGTATGAAGCAAACTGGTTGGATTTAGTAAAAGGAGGATTTATAGCAAATGTGCAGTGTGCTGAAGTATGGTGTCCAATGACTAAAGAGTTTTTTGCTGAATATCTGAAAAAGGAGAACTCCAAGAAGAAGCAGGCACTGTATGTGATGAATCCCAATAAGTTCAGGGCATGTGAGTTTCTGATACGTTTTCATGAACAGCAACGTGGTGATAAGATAATTGTGTTTGCTGACAATCTTTTTGCACTTACGGAATATGCTATGAAACTTCGCAAACCTATGATTTATGGTGCTACCAGCCATGCTGAGAGGACTAAAATTCTTCAGGCTTTTAAAACTAGCAAGGATGTGAACACGGTCTTTCTGTCAAAGGTGGGTGATAATTCTATAGATATTCCCGAGGCAAATGTGATCATCCAGATCTCTTCACATGCTGGTTCTAGACGACAAGAAGCCCAGCGATTAGGACGTATTCTTAGGGCAAAGGGTAAGCATCAAGATAGGATGGCTGGTGGAAAAGAAGAGTACAATGCGTTTTTCTATTCCCTTGTTTCTACTGATACTCAGGAGATGTACTATTCGACAAAAAGGCAGCAGTTTCTGATTGATCAAGGTTACAGCTTTAAGGTGATAACAAGTTTACCTCCTCCTGATACTGGTGCTGATTTAAGCTACTACCATCGTGATGAGCAATTGGCGCTGCTTGCAAAGGTGCTGAATGCTGGTGATGACGCTGTTGGCTTGGAGCAGTTAGATGAAGATGCCGATGACATAGCCCTTCATAAAGCTCGTCGCATGATGGGATCAATGAGTGCAATGTCTGGTGCAAAGGGGATGGTTTATATGGAATACAGTACTGGACGAAACAGACTTGCTGGCCAGGGTCAGCTTAAGAGTATGAAACCCAAGGATCCAACCAAGCGTCATCATTTGTTCAAAAAACGCTTCGGCTAA
- the LOC126677749 gene encoding 21 kDa protein-like, translated as MAKFVLYLLVFFSALFLAGKVSSTSSPIEFIKVSCQATRYPDLCVQCLSGYASAIQQNDQHLALTALSVSLARARSATEYVKKLSKVRGIKPREYQAVKDCIENMGDSVDRLSQSIKELGRMGRAVGRDFMWRMSNVQTWVSAALTDENTCVDGFAGRRMDGNVKAAIKRKITDVARVTSNALALVNRFASKNKAASGKKP; from the coding sequence ATGGCGAAGTTTGTTCTCTACCTACTAGTTTTCTTCTCTGCCCTTTTCTTGGCTGGCAAAGTAAGTTCTACCTCCAGCCCTATAGAATTTATCAAGGTCTCGTGCCAGGCGACTCGCTATCCTGATCTCTGTGTTCAGTGTCTCTCAGGATATGCTAGTGCAATTCAACAAAATGACCAACACTTAGCTCTAACTGCTCTATCAGTGAGTCTAGCCAGGGCTAGATCAGCTACTGAATATGTCAAGAAGCTGAGTAAAGTTAGGGGGATAAAACCTAGAGAATATCAAGCTGTGAAAGACTGCATAGAGAACATGGGCGATAGCGTGGATCGACTTAGCCAGTCAATCAAGGAGCTTGGCCGAATGGGGCGAGCTGTCGGTCGGGATTTTATGTGGCGTATGAGTAATGTGCAGACTTGGGTTAGTGCTGCATTAACTGATGAAAACACTTGCGTTGATGGTTTTGCAGGGCGGCGCATGGATGGAAATGTGAAGGCTGCCATCAAGCGTAAGATTACCGATGTTGCTCGGGTCACTAGTAATGCACTTGCATTGGTTAATCGCTTTGCATCTAAAAACAAAGCTGCTTCTGGTAAAAAGCCTTAG
- the LOC126677748 gene encoding uncharacterized protein LOC126677748 produces the protein MAALALGVATSVTLNIRTFPFTRTRRNTKISCVGWDPEGILGPPQVGHLARREFQRRLEKDADAREAFEHQVREEKERRQKLRLSREIPDTPAELIEYFLDTEAQEIEFEIARMRPRLNQEFFAQLKFELGQIRFAVPKTEVMEDRLIELEALEKALQEAVEAYDKMQTDIVKARESLTKLLTSKDLKATLLDMVEKNELSRSFLTLLDENIASAHQSNQKDAADFMEKLRAAALKYITV, from the exons ATGGCAGCTCTTGCCCTTGGCGTCGCCACTTCCGTCACCTTAAACATCCGTACATTTCCGTTCACAAGAACTCGCAGAAATACTAAAATCTCCTGCGTTGGATGG GATCCAGAGGGCATACTCGGTCCACCGCAGGTGGGTCACTTAGCCCGACGCGAGTTTCAAAGACGACTTGAGAAAGACGCAGATGCTCGCGAGGCATTCGAGCATCAAGTTCGCGAAGAAAAAGAGCGTCGTCAAAAACTTCGCCTC TCTAGGGAAATACCGGATACTCCAGCGGAGCTAATAGAGTATTTTCTTGATACTGAGGCTCAGGAGATTGAGTTTGAGATTGCGAGAATGAGGCCACG ATTGAATCAGGAATTTTTTGCTCAATTAAAGTTTGAACTAGGTCAAATTCGGTTTGCTGTTCCGAAGACAGAG gttATGGAGGATAGGTTGATTGAGCTGGAAGCATTGGAGAAGGCTTTGCAAGAAGCAGTTG AGGCGTATGATAAAATGCAAACGGATATTGTAAAGGCGAGGGAGAGCTTGACGAAGCTATTGACATCTAAGGATTTAAAAGCAACT TTGTTGGATATGGTTGAGAAAAATGAACTCAGCAGATCCTTTTTGACTCTTCTTGATGAAAATATAGCAAGTGCCCATCAAAGTAACCAG AAAGATGCAGCAGATTTTATGGAAAAGCTTCGCGCAGCCGCGCTCAAGTACATAACAGTTTAG
- the LOC126678477 gene encoding non-specific lipid transfer protein GPI-anchored 7 translates to MASLTMSTAVMTVAILFIATTITITEAQSTATCAQKLVPCGEYLNTTTTPPNTCCSSIKEAVEKELTCLCNLYNTPGLLESFGVNVTQAIALTRRCSVNADLSACSKVGAEAPTTTPPGVPGNDSGRMAWTGFSSLLLLCVTSLFY, encoded by the exons atggcTTCTTTGACCATGTCAACGGCGGTGATGACGGTGGCAATCCTGTTCATAGCCACCACCATAACCATAACAGAAGCTCAAAGCACCGCAACATGTGCCCAGAAGCTAGTTCCATGCGGTGAATATCTGAACACCACTACTACACCGCCCAATACTTGCTGTAGCTCAATCAAAGAAGCTGTTGAGAAGGAGCTTACTTGTCTCTGCAACCTTTATAACACTCCCGGTTTGCTTGAAAGCTTTGGTGTTAATGTTACTCAGGCTATTGCTCTCACTCGCAGATGCAGTGTGAACGCTGATCTTTCTGCTTGCTCCAAAG TTGGAGCTGAAGCACCAACTACCACTCCTCCAG GAGTTCCCGGAAATGACAGCGGCAGGATGGCATGGACAGGATTTTCAAGCTTGCTCTTATTATGTGTTACTTCCCTATTTTATTAG
- the LOC126677604 gene encoding FAM10 family protein At4g22670, whose protein sequence is MDATKLSELKIFIEQCKSNPSLLSDPSLSFFRDYLESLGANLPSSAKSKSYVVEESDDEIEEPEVPQAEPEEEEEEEEEIIESDIELEGDIVEPDNDPPQKMGDSSVEVTDENREASQEFKAKAMEAISEGKLEEAIDHLSEAITLNPTSAIMYATRASVYIKMKKPNAAIRDADAALEINPDSAKGYKTRGIARSMLGQWKEAAKDLHVASNLDYDEEISAVLKKVEPNAHRIEEHRRKYERLSKEREDRKNERERRRRRAKAQAEYERAKKQEESSSSRRPGGMPGGFPGGMPGGFPGGMPGGFPGGMPGGFPGGMPGGFPAGMGGFSGGMPGGFPAGMGGFPGGMPGGSPGGMPGGTPGGAPGGMPGNVDFSKILNDPELMAAFSDPEIMAALQDVMKNPANFAKHQGNPKVAPVIAKMMSKFGGSGGGPGAGPI, encoded by the exons ATGGACGCAACTAAACTCAGTGAGCTCAAGATTTTCATCGAACAGTGCAAATCTAACCCTTCTCTCCTCTCCGATCCTTCCCTTTCCTTCTTCCGCGACTACCTCGAAAG TCTCGGTGCTAACCTGCCGTCTTCTGCTAAATCG AAAAGCTATGTGGTAGAAGAGAGTGATGATGAAATTGAGGAGCCGGAAGTGCCTCAAGCAGAACctgaggaggaggaggaagaagaggaagaaataATTGAATCGGATATTGAGCTTGAAGGCGATATTGTGGAGCCTGATAATGATCCTCCTCAGAAA ATGGGAGACTCGTCTGTTGAGGTTACCGATGAGAATCGCGAAGCTTCCCAAGAGTTTAAGGCTAAAGCCATGGAAGCCATCTCTGAGG GTAAATTGGAGGAAGCTATTGACCATTTATCGGAGGCGATTACACTCAATCCCACTTCAGCAATCATGTATGCTACTAGAG CTAGTGTTTACATCAAGATGAAGAAACCTAATGCTGCCATACGTGATGCGGATGCAGCCCTTGAG ATTAACCCAGATTCAGCTAAGGGTTACAAGACTCGAGGTATAGCACGATCAATGCTTGGTCAGTGGAAAGAAGCTGCCAAGGATCTTCATGTTGCGTCTAACTTGGATTATGATGAGGAAATAAGTGCTGTTCTCAAGAAG GTTGAACCTAATGCACATAGGATTGAGGAGCATCGTAGGAAGTATGAAAGGCTTTCCAAAGAGAGAGAGGACAGAAAGAATGAACGAGAGAGACGACGTAGACGTGCTAAAGCTCAG GCTGAGTATGAGAGGGCAAAGAAGCAAGAGGAATCATCTTCCAGCAGAAGACCTGGAGGTATGCCTGGTGGATTCCCTGGTGGTATGCCTGGTGGATTCCCTGGCGGTATGCCTGGTGGATTTCCTGGCGGTATGCCTGGTGGATTTCCTGGTGGTATGCCTGGTGGATTTCCTGCTGGAATGGGTGGATTTTCCGGTGGTATGCCTGGTGGATTTCCTGCTGGAATGGGTGGATTTCCCGGTGGTATGCCCGGAGGATCCCCAGGTGGTATGCCCGGAGGGACGCCGGGAGGAGCGCCTGGAGGGATGCCAGGAAACGTTGATTTCAGTAAAATCTTGAAT GATCCTGAACTCATGGCTGCATTTAGCGATCCTGAAATCATGGCTGCACTTCAAGATG TAATGAAGAACCCTGCAAATTTCGCTAAGCATCAAGGAAATCCCAAGGTTGCCCCTGTAATTGCCAAGATGATGAGCAAATTCGGTGGTTCGGGTGGGGGTCCAGGTGCAGGCCCAATATAA